From Bordetella flabilis, the proteins below share one genomic window:
- a CDS encoding anti-sigma regulatory factor, translating into MTVEIRQAAFELRTQEQLSLARRTVQDWATALGFGTLERTKLVTAASEIGRNTLVHGKGGRMTISEVADDNGRPGLRLLFEDEGPGIGDLGQALTDGFSTAKSLGLGLGGAKRLVSEFDVQSEVGRGTKVCMTQWKRR; encoded by the coding sequence TTCGAACTTCGCACGCAGGAGCAGCTCAGCCTGGCGCGCCGGACGGTGCAGGACTGGGCGACCGCGCTCGGTTTCGGCACGCTGGAACGCACCAAGCTGGTTACGGCCGCCAGCGAAATCGGGCGCAACACGCTGGTCCATGGAAAAGGCGGCCGGATGACGATAAGTGAAGTCGCGGACGACAACGGACGGCCCGGCCTGCGCCTGCTGTTCGAGGATGAGGGCCCGGGTATCGGCGATCTGGGCCAGGCCCTGACCGACGGCTTCTCCACCGCCAAGAGCCTGGGCCTGGGGCTGGGCGGGGCCAAGCGCCTGGTCAGCGAATTCGATGTGCAGTCTGAAGTCGGTAGGGGCACCAAGGTGTGCATGACCCAATGGAAACGCCGGTAA
- a CDS encoding ATP-binding protein, producing the protein METPVSVTESSQVAEARRHAVRVAQASDLSETLQGKAALVVTEAATNLVKYGRGGYVLVRPYAEPLAHGLEILVLDQGPGIARIEESLDDGFSTGGTLGYGLGAIARLSSQFEIYTAAGAGTAIMARLDDERRPAEPVRRKPPLAVGGVTTPKSGQEACGDAWSCRWADGTFWVASVDGLGHGPQAATAAAEAVRVFHAVDGGGSPYDVLRDAHKALKATRGAVMAVAAIRPALGTMDFAGVGNISAVLIQEHEQRRLSSMDGTLGYSVRAIREQSYSWTPSSMLVLASDGLSTRWNLGEQVALRARHPSLVAAVLHRDYARGMDDASVVVIKGLAP; encoded by the coding sequence ATGGAAACGCCGGTAAGCGTCACCGAATCGAGCCAGGTCGCGGAGGCCCGCCGGCATGCCGTCAGGGTGGCGCAAGCCAGCGATCTGTCGGAAACGCTGCAGGGCAAGGCCGCGCTGGTCGTGACCGAAGCCGCCACCAACCTGGTGAAATACGGTCGTGGCGGCTATGTGCTGGTACGTCCCTATGCCGAACCGCTGGCGCATGGCCTGGAGATCCTGGTACTGGACCAGGGGCCGGGCATCGCCCGCATCGAGGAAAGCCTGGACGACGGTTTTTCCACCGGTGGCACCCTGGGCTACGGCCTGGGCGCGATCGCGCGGCTTTCTTCCCAATTCGAAATCTACACGGCTGCAGGAGCGGGCACCGCCATCATGGCGCGCCTGGACGATGAGCGGCGCCCCGCGGAACCGGTGCGCCGCAAGCCGCCGCTGGCGGTGGGGGGCGTAACCACGCCCAAGTCCGGTCAGGAGGCGTGCGGTGACGCCTGGTCGTGCCGCTGGGCCGACGGCACGTTCTGGGTCGCGTCGGTGGACGGCCTCGGCCACGGGCCGCAAGCGGCCACGGCGGCGGCCGAGGCGGTCCGTGTTTTCCATGCCGTTGATGGCGGTGGCTCGCCCTATGATGTCCTGCGCGACGCCCACAAGGCGCTCAAGGCCACGCGCGGCGCCGTCATGGCGGTCGCCGCCATCCGTCCAGCCCTGGGCACCATGGATTTCGCCGGTGTCGGCAATATCTCCGCGGTGCTGATTCAGGAACATGAGCAACGCCGACTGTCGTCCATGGACGGCACCCTGGGCTATAGTGTGCGCGCCATCCGTGAGCAGTCCTATTCCTGGACGCCGTCATCCATGCTGGTGCTGGCCAGCGATGGCCTGTCCACACGCTGGAACCTGGGGGAGCAGGTCGCCTTGCGGGCGCGGCATCCCTCCCTCGTCGCCGCCGTGTTGCACCGGGATTACGCACGCGGCATGGATGATGCCTCTGTCGTCGTCATAAAAGGCCTGGCACCGTGA